One genomic window of Camelina sativa cultivar DH55 chromosome 5, Cs, whole genome shotgun sequence includes the following:
- the LOC104785178 gene encoding putative E3 ubiquitin-protein ligase SINAT1, whose amino-acid sequence MAPGGSALKEALESNSTGLDYEVKMAKVEANNKPAKSGSGSIGKFHSSNGVYELLECLVCTNLMYPPIYQCPNGHTLCSSCKLRVQNTCPTCRYELGNIRCLALEKVAESLEVPCRYQNLGCHDIFPYYSKLKHEQHCKFRSYNCPYAGSECSVTGDIQTLVDHLKDDHKVDMHDGCTFNHRYVKANPHEVENATWMLTVFNCFGRQFCLHFEAFQLGMAPVYMAFLRFMGDENEAKKFSYSLEVGAHSRKLTWQGIPRSIRDSHRKVRDSQDGLIIPRNLALYFSGSDKEELKLRVTGRIWKEE is encoded by the exons ATGGCTCCTGGTGGCAGTGCATTGAAAGAAGCTCTAGAATCTAACTCAACAGGCTTGGATTATGAGGTTAAGATGGCAAAGGTTGAGGCTAATAACAAACCAGCGAAATCCGGTAGTGGCTCCATTGGAAAATTTCATTCGAGCAATGGTGTTTATGAGCTCCTTGAATGTCTGGTTTGTACAAATCTAATGTATCCCCCAATTTATCAG TGCCCAAACGGCCACACATTGTGTTCAAGCTGCAAACTGAGAGTGCAGAACACATGCCCTACATGCCGCTACGAGCTTGGTAACATAAGATGCTTGGCTCTTGAGAAGGTCGCAGAATCATTGGAAGTTCCATGTCGGTACCAAAATTTAGGGTGCCATGACATTTTCCCATACTACAGCAAGCTCAAGCACGAACAGCATTGCAAGTTTCGATCCTACAACTGTCCTTACGCTGGTTCTGAGTGTTCAGTGACGGGTGATATTCAAACACTTGTTGACCATCTCAAAGATGATCATAAAGTTGATATGCATGATGGGTGCACATTCAACCATCGTTATGTGAAGGCAAATCCGCACGAGGTCGAGAATGCTACATGGATGCTTACG GTCTTCAACTGTTTCGGAAGACAGTTCTGCTTACACTTTGAGGCGTTTCAGCTCGGGATGGCACCAGTGTACATGGCGTTTCTACGGTTCATGGGAGACGAGAACGAGGCTAAGAAGTTCAGTTACAGCTTGGAAGTTGGAGCTCACAGCCGTAAACTGACATGGCAAGGGATACCAAGAAGCATCCGAGACAGTCACAGGAAAGTCCGTGATAGTCAAGACGGACTCATCATTCCTAGAAACTTGGCTCTGTACTTCTCTGGCAGTGACAAAGAAGAACTCAAGTTGCGAGTCACTGGACGGATTTGGAAAGAAGAATAA
- the LOC104785181 gene encoding uncharacterized protein LOC104785181 isoform X2: MNKDKCKTMPGLAQRNEHYSSGFWSDDVDGVSYDQLQKFWSELTPKAREELLRIDKQVLFEQARKNMCCSRCHRLLKEGFSQIVASGRAAQRKVLKDQTDGKSAASKRYTVAYQNPAIHRWGGLSTTREGSLTLQDCFLYAKSFKGLQTVFESARARERERELLYPDACGGGGRVWLSQGIAGYGKGHGTRETCALHTTRLSCDTLVDFWSALEEESRLSLLRMKEEDFVERLNDRFNCKKFCRDCRKNVNREFKELKELKRMQREPRCTEWFCVADTAFQYQVDVDSVRADWSQYFTENAGYHQFEWAIGTGEGESDILEFKYVGNDRSAQVKGIDLRGLHECYITLRAFKKNGRSSEISVKAHALRGQQCVHSRLVVGDGFVSIKRGECIRMFFEHAEEAEEEEDEVMIDKDGNELDGECLRPQKHAKSPELAREFLLDAATVIFKEQVEKAFREGTARQNAHSIFVCLSSKLLEQRVHIACKEIVTLEKQEKLLEEEEKEKREEEERKERKRIKEREKKLRRKERLKEKEREKEQKNPKFSDKAILPNMSREEEGSPNLDEENNKTISCEESGVENGDVDLSSPGSLDDQDGECLDGCTSPRAETHYCDSTDREIIDREDVNGCFTQENPRSVHQTARFWKEVQPDHSLRWSEKSRYTENDSFVSSSEARYCNDRSEMSSRHFNGSDKNLRVKASKSGGSPNSIRSHEEFQCSDDRTGERYGYHSCSCKPINGYREKVDSNISATRGMREPKAIFKSDSDLDVSKLNRANRYTQSNNRREIRSKMRNSQNASMMDPVNVRKVLDSVELKHPRNSSNSDISLLACSTFKSEETEDVSSVVKSADIVSLCKATDKLGNGNFSSSTEEDKKMEVHIIQKIDDLYSKDPMMSRTSSSDNCSSCPSEGDSNTASSNNGNSESSSMSDSEDASPQSEGRENIVDIRNDMPDCHEKMAEKVTEKSIDERDVLRIKNMSNLPADNKESKLAGTPFMVPSQNMENMVPSVNTGSYLPQPQNMMYPQMLNQSIPLSSVFQTPSTMGYYHQAPVSWSAAPANGLMQYPHPNHYVYTGPLGYSLNGESPLCVQYWTPLNHSAAPFFNSGPVPVFHPFAETTTMNTVDQAQTLEPSEHSYLKEADERKLKEMPVMKTPRSGGLQTDGEENFSLFHFGGPVALSTRSKSNPAHSKDGILGDFSLQFSGDHVFGDPNGNSKKEKENIVGEEYNLFETSNRLRFSIF, encoded by the exons ATGAACAAAGATAAGTGTAAAACGATGCCGGGTTTAGCACAGAGAAATGAGCATTACTCTTCTGGGTTTTGGTCTGACGATGTCGATGGAGTTAGCTACGATCAGTTGCAAAag TTCTGGAGTGAGCTGACGCCGAAAGCTAGGGAGGAGCTTCTTAGGATTGATAAGCAGGTTTTGTTTGAGCAAGCTCGCAAGAACATGTGCTGTTCCAGATGCCACCGCCTGCTGAAGGAAGGTTTCTCGCAGATTGTTGCAAGTGGGAGGGCCGCTCAACGGAAAGTATTAAAAGATCAAACCGATGGTAAATCAGCCGCCAGTAAGAGATATACGGTTGCGTACCAGAACCCTGCTATTCATCGCTGGGGAGGTCTCAGCACTACACGTGAGGGATCTCTCACACTTCAAGACTGCTTTTTGTATGCAAAATCTTTCAAAGGGCTTCAAACT GTGTTTGAAAGTGCCCGTGCTCGAGAGAGGGAACGTGAGTTGCTTTATCCCGATGCTTGTGGTGGCGGAGGTCGGGTTTGGCTAAGTCAGGGGATTGCTGGTTATGGTAAAGGTCATGGAACTAGAGAAACATGTGCTTTGCATACCACCAGGCTCTCTTGTGATACATTAGTGGATTTTTGGTCTGCACTTGAAGAGGAAAGTCGATTGTCACTTTTGAGAATGAAAGAAGAGGATTTCGTGGAAAGACTAAATGACAG ATTCAACTGCAAAAAGTTTTGTAGAGACTGCAGAAAAAATGTTAATCGGGAATTTAAAGAACTTAAGGAGCTTAAACGAATGCAGAGAGAGCCAAGATGTACCGAATGGTTTTGTGTTGCCGATACAGCCTTTCAGTATCAG GTGGACGTTGATTCTGTCCGAGCAGATTGGAGTCAATATTTTACAGAGAATGCTGGATATCATCAATTCGAGTGGGCTATTGGAACTGGAGAGGGTGAATCTGATATCCTCGAGTTCAAATATGTCGGCAACGATCGGAGTGCCCAAGTCAAGGGCATAGATCTTCGTGGATTACACGAATGTTACATTACTCTTagagcatttaaaaaaaatggccGCTCCTCCGAGATATCCGTCAAAGCCCATGCATTGAGAGGCCAACAATGCGTTCACTCCAGGCTTGTGGTTGGGGATGGCTTTGTTTCAATTAAAAGAGGGGAATGCATTCGAATGTTTTTTGAGCATGCTGAAGaggctgaggaagaagag GATGAAGTCATGATAGACAAAGATGGGAATGAGCTTGATGGTGAGTGCTTGCGTCCACAAAAGCATGCTAAGAGTCCAGAACTTGCTCGAGAGTTTCTTCTAGATGCTGCAACGGTTATTTTCAAGGAGCAG GTTGAAAAGGCATTTAGGGAAGGTACAGCCCGTCAAAATGCACACAGTATATTTGTCTGCCTTTCATCAAAACTATTAGAGCAACGTGTTCATATTGCCTGCAAGGAAATTGTCACCTTGGAGAAGCAG GAAAAACTtctagaggaagaagagaaagagaagcgtGAAGAAGAGGAGCGAAAAGAAAGGAAACGAATtaaagaaagggagaaaaaacTTCGTAGAAAGGAGAGGTTGAAGGAAAAAGAACGAGAAAAAGAGCAGAAGAATCCAAAATTTAGTGATAAAGCAATACTGCCAAATATGTCgagggaagaagaaggttctccaaatcttgatgaagaaaataacaaaactataAGTTGCGAGGAGTCAGGAGTTGAAAATGGAGATGTAGATTTGTCTTCACCTGGATCTCTTGATGATCAAGATGGAGAGTGTTTGGATGGTTGCACTTCTCCAAGAGCTGAAACCCACTATTGTGATAGCACTGATAGGGAGATTATAGATCGTGAAGATGTAAACGGGTGCTTTACGCAAGAAAATCCAAGATCTGTTCATCAGACAGCAAGATTCTGGAAAGAGGTTCAGCCTGATCATTCTTTGAGGTGGTCAGAAAAAAGCAGATATACAGAGAATGATTCTTTTGTCAGTAGTTCTGAGGCAAGGTACTGTAATGATAGATCAGAAATGTCTTCACGACACTTCAATGGGTCAGATAAAAATTTGAGAGTGAAAGCTTCGAAGTCTGGTGGTAGCCCAAATAGCATTAGGTCTCATGAGGAGTTCCAATGTTCAGACGACAGGACTGGTGAGAGATATGGTTACCATTCTTGCAGTTGCAAACCCATTAATGGTTACCGGGAAAAGGTAGATTCTAATATATCTGCAACCAGAGGCATGCGAGAACCCAAAGCAATCTTCAAATCAGACTCTGATCTGGATGTCTCCAAGCTTAACCGAGCCAATAG GTATACGCAGTCAAATAATCGACGAGAGATAAGAAGCAAAATGAGAAACAGTCAAAACGCTTCTATGATGGACCCAGTAAATGTGAGAAAAGTATTGGACTCCGTGGAGCTGAAGCATCCACGAAACAGCTCAAACTCTGACATATCTTTACTTGCATGTTCAACATTTAAGTCAGAAGAGACTGAAGATGTTAGCTCCGTTGTGAAGTCAGCTGACATAGTGTCTCTATGCAAGGCTACAGATAAGTTGGGTAATGGGAATTTTAGTAGTTCAACCgaggaagacaagaagatgGAAGTTCACATAATACAGAAGATTGATGACCTGTACTCAAAAGATCCTATGATGAGTAGAACCTCCAGTTCAGACAATTGCTCTTCATGTCCCAGTGAAGGAGATAGCAATACAGCTTCTTCAAACAACGGAAACAGTGAATCATCCTCAATGTCTGATTCCGAAGATGCCAGTCCGCAATCTGAAGGAAGGGAGAATATAGTGGATATTCGGAACGATATGCCTGACTGTCACGAGAAGATGGCAGAGAAAGTGACAGAGAAGAGTATTGATGAAAGAGACGTTTTAAGGATTAAGAATATGTCCAACCTTCCAGCTGACAACAAGGAAAGCAAATTAGCAGGAACTCCTTTTATGGTTCCCAGCCAAAACATGGAAAATATGGTACCAAGTGTTAATACTGGTTCCTACTTGCCCCAGCCACAAAACATGATGTATCCCCAAATGCTTAACCAGAGTATACCATTGTCATCAGTCTTCCAGACTCCTTCAACAATGGGCTACTATCATCAAGCTCCAGTCTCATGGTCTGCAGCTCCAGCCAACGGATTAATGCAATATCCTCATCCTAACCATTATGTATACACTGGTCCTCTTGGATACAGTCTGAATGGAGAGTCCCCTCTATGCGTGCAGTACTGGACCCCATTGAACCATTCAGCAGCCCCTTTCTTCAACTCCGGGCCAGTTCCAGTTTTCCATCCGTTTGCTGAAACCACCACAATGAACACTGTGGACCAAGCTCAAACTCTTGAGCCATCAGAGCACAGTTATCTGAAGGAAGCAGATGagaggaaattaaaagaaatgcCTGTGATGAAAACTCCAAGGAGCGGAGGTCTACAAACTGATGGTGAGGAAAACTTCTCCTTATTCCACTTTGGTGGCCCGGTTGCTCTATCAACAAGAAGTAAGTCGAATCCTGCTCATTCAAAAGATGGAATTTTAGGGGATTTCTCGTTGCAGTTCTCAGGAGATCATGTCTTTGGTGATCCTAACGGCAATAgtaagaaggagaaagagaacatAGTTGGTGAAGAGTACAACTTGTTTGAGACAAGTAACAGATTGAGGTTTTCTATCTTCTAA
- the LOC104785179 gene encoding probable protein kinase At2g41970 encodes MFCCSGADEEPAGPPANQYAAPPNKAGNPNFGGGNRGEPRNPNAARPGAPAKVLPIEIPSVALDELNRMAGNFGNKALIGEGSYGRVFCGKFKGEAVAIKKLDASSSEEPDSDFTSQLSVVSRLKNDHFVELLGYCLEANNRILIYQFATKGSLHDVLHGRKGVQGAEPGPVLNWNQRVKIAYGAAKGLEFLHEKVQPPIVHRDVRSSNVLLFDDFVAKMADFNLTNASSDTAARLHSTRVLGTFGYHAPEYAMTGQITQKSDVYSFGVVLLELLTGRKPVDHTMPKGQQSLVTWATPRLSEDKVKQCIDPKLNNDFPPKAVAKLAAVAALCVQYEADFRPNMTIVVKALQPLLNSKPAGPDSTS; translated from the exons ATGTTCTGTTGCAGTGGTGCGGATGAGGAACCCGCCGGCCCGCCCGCAAACCAGTATGCAGCCCCTCCTAACAAAGCCGGGAATCCCAATTTTGGCG GTGGGAATAGAGGGGAACCGAGGAATCCAAACGCAGCGAGACCAGGAGCTCCAGCAAAGGTTTTGCCCATAGAGATCCCTTCTGTTGCATTGGATGAGTTGAACAGAATGGCGGGTAACTTCGGCAACAAGGCACTCATCGGTGAAGGTTCTTATGGACGTGTTTTCTGCGGCAAGTTTAAGGGAGAAGCTGTTGCTATTAAGAAGCTTGATGCTAGCTCTTCTGAAGAACCCGACTCCGATTTCACCTCACAG TTATCGGTGGTATCTCGGCTCAAAAACGACCACTTTGTGGAGTTGCTAGGGTACTGCTTGGAGGCAAATAACCGCATTCTCATCTACCAGTTTGCAACGAAAGGTTCTTTACACGATGTATTACATG GGCGAAAGGGTGTGCAAGGGGCTGAGCCAGGACCAGTGCTGAATTGGAACCAAAGGGTGAAGATCGCATATGGAGCAGCTAAAGGGCTTGAGTTCCTTCACGAGAAGGTCCAGCCACCAATAGTCCATAGGGACGTGAGGTCGAGCAATGTCTTGTTGTTTGATGACTTTGTGGCCAAAATGGCTGATTTCAACTTGACCAACGCTTCCTCCGATACCGCGGCTAGGCTTCACTCTACTCGTGTTTTGGGAACGTTTGGCTATCACGCTCCAGA GTATGCAATGACAGGACAAATAACGCAGAAGAGTGATGTGTATAGTTTTGGTGTTGTGCTATTGGAGCTCTTGACAGGAAGAAAACCCGTAGATCATACCATGCCTAAAGGTCAACAAAGTCTTGTTACTTGG GCAACTCCAAGATTAAGTGAAGACAAAGTGAAACAATGTATAGATCCGAAACTTAACAATGACTTCCCTCCCAAAGCAGTCGCCAAG TTGGCAGCGGTGGCGGCCTTGTGTGTTCAGTACGAGGCAGATTTTCGACCAAACATGACCATCGTTGTCAAGGCACTTCAGCCTCTTCTTAATTCTAAGCCGGCTGGTCCTGATTCTACTTCCTAA
- the LOC104785181 gene encoding uncharacterized protein LOC104785181 isoform X1, with the protein MNKDKCKTMPGLAQRNEHYSSGFWSDDVDGVSYDQLQKFWSELTPKAREELLRIDKQVLFEQARKNMCCSRCHRLLKEGFSQIVASGRAAQRKVLKDQTDGKSAASKRYTVAYQNPAIHRWGGLSTTREGSLTLQDCFLYAKSFKGLQTVFESARARERERELLYPDACGGGGRVWLSQGIAGYGKGHGTRETCALHTTRLSCDTLVDFWSALEEESRLSLLRMKEEDFVERLNDRFNCKKFCRDCRKNVNREFKELKELKRMQREPRCTEWFCVADTAFQYQVDVDSVRADWSQYFTENAGYHQFEWAIGTGEGESDILEFKYVGNDRSAQVKGIDLRGLHECYITLRAFKKNGRSSEISVKAHALRGQQCVHSRLVVGDGFVSIKRGECIRMFFEHAEEAEEEEDEVMIDKDGNELDGECLRPQKHAKSPELAREFLLDAATVIFKEQVEKAFREGTARQNAHSIFVCLSSKLLEQRVHIACKEIVTLEKQEKLLEEEEKEKREEEERKERKRIKEREKKLRRKERLKEKEREKEQKNPKFSDKAILPNMSREEEGSPNLDEENNKTISCEESGVENGDVDLSSPGSLDDQDGECLDGCTSPRAETHYCDSTDREIIDREDVNGCFTQENPRSVHQTARFWKEVQPDHSLRWSEKSRYTENDSFVSSSEARYCNDRSEMSSRHFNGSDKNLRVKASKSGGSPNSIRSHEEFQCSDDRTGERYGYHSCSCKPINGYREKVDSNISATRGMREPTAIFKPDSDLDISKLNRASRYTQSNNRREIRSKMRNSQNASMMDPVNVRKVLDSVELKHPRNSSNSDISLLACSTFKSEETEDVSSVVKSADIVSLCKATDKLGNGNFSSSTEEDKKMEVHIIQKIDDLYSKDPMMSRTSSSDNCSSCPSEGDSNTASSNNGNSESSSMSDSEDASPQSEGRENIVDIRNDMPDCHEKMAEKVTEKSIDERDVLRIKNMSNLPADNKESKLAGTPFMVPSQNMENMVPSVNTGSYLPQPQNMMYPQMLNQSIPLSSVFQTPSTMGYYHQAPVSWSAAPANGLMQYPHPNHYVYTGPLGYSLNGESPLCVQYWTPLNHSAAPFFNSGPVPVFHPFAETTTMNTVDQAQTLEPSEHSYLKEADERKLKEMPVMKTPRSGGLQTDGEENFSLFHFGGPVALSTRSKSNPAHSKDGILGDFSLQFSGDHVFGDPNGNSKKEKENIVGEEYNLFETSNRLRFSIF; encoded by the exons ATGAACAAAGATAAGTGTAAAACGATGCCGGGTTTAGCACAGAGAAATGAGCATTACTCTTCTGGGTTTTGGTCTGACGATGTCGATGGAGTTAGCTACGATCAGTTGCAAAag TTCTGGAGTGAGCTGACGCCGAAAGCTAGGGAGGAGCTTCTTAGGATTGATAAGCAGGTTTTGTTTGAGCAAGCTCGCAAGAACATGTGCTGTTCCAGATGCCACCGCCTGCTGAAGGAAGGTTTCTCGCAGATTGTTGCAAGTGGGAGGGCCGCTCAACGGAAAGTATTAAAAGATCAAACCGATGGTAAATCAGCCGCCAGTAAGAGATATACGGTTGCGTACCAGAACCCTGCTATTCATCGCTGGGGAGGTCTCAGCACTACACGTGAGGGATCTCTCACACTTCAAGACTGCTTTTTGTATGCAAAATCTTTCAAAGGGCTTCAAACT GTGTTTGAAAGTGCCCGTGCTCGAGAGAGGGAACGTGAGTTGCTTTATCCCGATGCTTGTGGTGGCGGAGGTCGGGTTTGGCTAAGTCAGGGGATTGCTGGTTATGGTAAAGGTCATGGAACTAGAGAAACATGTGCTTTGCATACCACCAGGCTCTCTTGTGATACATTAGTGGATTTTTGGTCTGCACTTGAAGAGGAAAGTCGATTGTCACTTTTGAGAATGAAAGAAGAGGATTTCGTGGAAAGACTAAATGACAG ATTCAACTGCAAAAAGTTTTGTAGAGACTGCAGAAAAAATGTTAATCGGGAATTTAAAGAACTTAAGGAGCTTAAACGAATGCAGAGAGAGCCAAGATGTACCGAATGGTTTTGTGTTGCCGATACAGCCTTTCAGTATCAG GTGGACGTTGATTCTGTCCGAGCAGATTGGAGTCAATATTTTACAGAGAATGCTGGATATCATCAATTCGAGTGGGCTATTGGAACTGGAGAGGGTGAATCTGATATCCTCGAGTTCAAATATGTCGGCAACGATCGGAGTGCCCAAGTCAAGGGCATAGATCTTCGTGGATTACACGAATGTTACATTACTCTTagagcatttaaaaaaaatggccGCTCCTCCGAGATATCCGTCAAAGCCCATGCATTGAGAGGCCAACAATGCGTTCACTCCAGGCTTGTGGTTGGGGATGGCTTTGTTTCAATTAAAAGAGGGGAATGCATTCGAATGTTTTTTGAGCATGCTGAAGaggctgaggaagaagag GATGAAGTCATGATAGACAAAGATGGGAATGAGCTTGATGGTGAGTGCTTGCGTCCACAAAAGCATGCTAAGAGTCCAGAACTTGCTCGAGAGTTTCTTCTAGATGCTGCAACGGTTATTTTCAAGGAGCAG GTTGAAAAGGCATTTAGGGAAGGTACAGCCCGTCAAAATGCACACAGTATATTTGTCTGCCTTTCATCAAAACTATTAGAGCAACGTGTTCATATTGCCTGCAAGGAAATTGTCACCTTGGAGAAGCAG GAAAAACTtctagaggaagaagagaaagagaagcgtGAAGAAGAGGAGCGAAAAGAAAGGAAACGAATtaaagaaagggagaaaaaacTTCGTAGAAAGGAGAGGTTGAAGGAAAAAGAACGAGAAAAAGAGCAGAAGAATCCAAAATTTAGTGATAAAGCAATACTGCCAAATATGTCgagggaagaagaaggttctccaaatcttgatgaagaaaataacaaaactataAGTTGCGAGGAGTCAGGAGTTGAAAATGGAGATGTAGATTTGTCTTCACCTGGATCTCTTGATGATCAAGATGGAGAGTGTTTGGATGGTTGCACTTCTCCAAGAGCTGAAACCCACTATTGTGATAGCACTGATAGGGAGATTATAGATCGTGAAGATGTAAACGGGTGCTTTACGCAAGAAAATCCAAGATCTGTTCATCAGACAGCAAGATTCTGGAAAGAGGTTCAGCCTGATCATTCTTTGAGGTGGTCAGAAAAAAGCAGATATACAGAGAATGATTCTTTTGTCAGTAGTTCTGAGGCAAGGTACTGTAATGATAGATCAGAAATGTCTTCACGACACTTCAATGGGTCAGATAAAAATTTGAGAGTGAAAGCTTCGAAGTCTGGTGGTAGCCCAAATAGCATTAG GTCTCATGAGGAGTTCCAATGTTCAGACGACAGGACTGGTGAGAGATATGGTTACCATTCTTGCAGTTGCAAACCCATTAATGGTTACCGGGAAAAGGTAGATTCTAATATATCTGCAACCAGAGGCATGCGAGAACCCACAGCAATCTTCAAACCAGACTCTGATCTGGATATCTCCAAGCTGAACCGAGCCAGTAGGTATACGCAGTCAAATAATCGACGAGAGATAAGAAGCAAAATGAGAAACAGTCAAAACGCTTCTATGATGGACCCAGTAAATGTGAGAAAAGTATTGGACTCCGTGGAGCTGAAGCATCCACGAAACAGCTCAAACTCTGACATATCTTTACTTGCATGTTCAACATTTAAGTCAGAAGAGACTGAAGATGTTAGCTCCGTTGTGAAGTCAGCTGACATAGTGTCTCTATGCAAGGCTACAGATAAGTTGGGTAATGGGAATTTTAGTAGTTCAACCgaggaagacaagaagatgGAAGTTCACATAATACAGAAGATTGATGACCTGTACTCAAAAGATCCTATGATGAGTAGAACCTCCAGTTCAGACAATTGCTCTTCATGTCCCAGTGAAGGAGATAGCAATACAGCTTCTTCAAACAACGGAAACAGTGAATCATCCTCAATGTCTGATTCCGAAGATGCCAGTCCGCAATCTGAAGGAAGGGAGAATATAGTGGATATTCGGAACGATATGCCTGACTGTCACGAGAAGATGGCAGAGAAAGTGACAGAGAAGAGTATTGATGAAAGAGACGTTTTAAGGATTAAGAATATGTCCAACCTTCCAGCTGACAACAAGGAAAGCAAATTAGCAGGAACTCCTTTTATGGTTCCCAGCCAAAACATGGAAAATATGGTACCAAGTGTTAATACTGGTTCCTACTTGCCCCAGCCACAAAACATGATGTATCCCCAAATGCTTAACCAGAGTATACCATTGTCATCAGTCTTCCAGACTCCTTCAACAATGGGCTACTATCATCAAGCTCCAGTCTCATGGTCTGCAGCTCCAGCCAACGGATTAATGCAATATCCTCATCCTAACCATTATGTATACACTGGTCCTCTTGGATACAGTCTGAATGGAGAGTCCCCTCTATGCGTGCAGTACTGGACCCCATTGAACCATTCAGCAGCCCCTTTCTTCAACTCCGGGCCAGTTCCAGTTTTCCATCCGTTTGCTGAAACCACCACAATGAACACTGTGGACCAAGCTCAAACTCTTGAGCCATCAGAGCACAGTTATCTGAAGGAAGCAGATGagaggaaattaaaagaaatgcCTGTGATGAAAACTCCAAGGAGCGGAGGTCTACAAACTGATGGTGAGGAAAACTTCTCCTTATTCCACTTTGGTGGCCCGGTTGCTCTATCAACAAGAAGTAAGTCGAATCCTGCTCATTCAAAAGATGGAATTTTAGGGGATTTCTCGTTGCAGTTCTCAGGAGATCATGTCTTTGGTGATCCTAACGGCAATAgtaagaaggagaaagagaacatAGTTGGTGAAGAGTACAACTTGTTTGAGACAAGTAACAGATTGAGGTTTTCTATCTTCTAA
- the LOC104788821 gene encoding F-box protein DOR-like yields the protein MISLRLNVSEDGQTIHGRHSRPSNSINATVENIPTDVMMDIFSRLSSKSIATCRCVSKLWVSILGIPYFTELFLTKSYALPRLLFVCEKDSELIVFSTPQPTNPYKHSSPLAATYHMKIPFGRYCDNIRPIHGLVFIRNEQRFKLESVICNPTTRQTLTLPKPKTRKRLRIHSYFGYDPMEKQFKVLSMTERDGISDEHQVLTLGAKKLSWRMIECCIPHHPKYEGICINGVLYYRASVDKSSNIFVIVCFDVRSEKFSFIKAMEPFIIDAHLINYNGKLGLVMSEGLPYISGRCRSFKMWVLKDSQKHGWFKNTYELPPLWQYEIAGELLHFVGVTGTTNEIVFSPTYLSYPFYVLYYSFEKKTIRKVRIQGMGGFKQNNWVQMFIDHVEDVRLM from the coding sequence ATGATATCGCTGCGGCTGAACGTATCAGAAGATGGCCAAACCATCCATGGACGACACTCAAGACCTTCAAACTCAATCAACGCTACTGTAGAAAACATCCCAACTGATGTCATGATGGACATATTCTCTAGATTATCGTCAAAATCTATAGCCACATGTCGCTGTGTATCGAAGCTCTGGGTTTCCATACTTGGAATTCCCTATTTCACTGAGTTGTTCCTTACCAAATCTTATGCTCTACCGAGGCTATTGTTCGTCTGCGAGAAAGACAGTGAGCTGATCGTCTTCTCCACACCTCAGCCTACAAATCCATATAAGCACTCGTCTCCTTTAGCTGCCACTTATCATATGAAAATTCCTTTTGGTAGGTATTGTGATAATATTAGACCTATCCATGGCCTTGTTTTTATTCGAAATGAGCAGAGGTTCAAATTGGAGTCCGTGATATGTAACCCTACCACAAGACAAACCTTAACTTTACCGAAACCAAAGACAAGGAAGAGGTTACGTATACATAGCTATTTTGGGTATGATCCGATGGAGAAACAGTTCAAGGTACTGTCAATGACGGAAAGAGATGGGATTTCTGATGAGCATCAAGTTCTAACATTAGGAGCTAAGAAACTGTCATGGAGAATGATCGAATGTTGCATACCCCATCATCCTAAGTATGAGGGGATATGCAttaatggtgttttgtattacCGTGCTTCCGTCGACAaatcttcaaatatttttgtgatagtttgctttgatgttaggtccgAGAAGTTTAGCTTTATTAAAGCTATGGAACCTTTCATCATAGACGCACATCTGATTAACTACAATGGTAAATTGGGTTTAGTTATGTCGGAAGGGCTTCCGTATATTAGTGGAAGATGTAGAAGTTTTAAGATGTGGGTTCTAAAAGACTCCCAAAAACACGGATGGTTCAAAAATACTTACGAATTGCCTCCTCTGTGGCAGTATGAAATTGCAGGGGAATTATTACATTTTGTTGGGGTGACTGGTACTACAAATGAAATTGTGTTCTCGCCGACGTATCTATCCTACCCTTTCTATGTTTTGTACTACAGTTTCGAGAAGAAAACTATCAGAAAAGTAAGAATCCAAGGAATGGGAGGGTTTAAGCAAAATAATTGGGTTCAGATGTTTATAGACCATGTAGAGGACGTGAGACTTATGTAA